The Porphyrobacter sp. HT-58-2 genome has a window encoding:
- a CDS encoding Dps family protein: MADATTNSKAALIGELNGLLADHFALFIKTKHFHWHVKGPRFRDLHLLFDEHALEVRDQIDLIAERVRKLDADTLTSLGSVTAATRIKDQDSTTLAAEDMIAELLADNTTLIERLKGMKDLAEQAGDNATDGLLDDWTDMAEQRAWFLRSLLA; the protein is encoded by the coding sequence ATGGCAGACGCCACCACGAATTCCAAAGCCGCACTGATTGGCGAGCTTAACGGCTTGCTTGCCGATCACTTTGCGCTTTTCATCAAGACCAAGCATTTCCATTGGCATGTCAAAGGCCCGCGCTTTCGCGATCTGCACCTGTTGTTCGATGAGCACGCGCTGGAAGTGCGGGATCAGATCGATCTGATTGCCGAACGGGTGCGCAAGCTTGACGCCGATACGCTGACTTCGCTCGGTTCCGTGACCGCGGCGACCCGGATCAAGGATCAGGACAGCACCACGCTTGCGGCCGAGGACATGATCGCCGAATTGCTGGCCGACAACACGACGCTGATCGAACGGCTGAAGGGCATGAAGGATCTCGCCGAACAGGCAGGTGACAATGCCACCGACGGGCTGCTGGACGACTGGACCGACATGGCCGAACAGCGCGCCTGGTTCCTGCGTTCGCTGCTGGCCTGA
- a CDS encoding alkaline phosphatase PhoX, with amino-acid sequence MTQPLITPDRRRFLGATASAFAALAASGCMTRGTAPVVATAGSSGSFAGYGALRPDPAGFLDLPEGFSYRVISRLGDGMDDGGTVPDRADGMGCFDIGNGEIALVRNHELQPRHDAGGTIAKGFGKRNGEYVPGGTTTIVLDATSLTVKRQFRSLGGTIRNCSGGVTPWGSWLTCEEAPTGPGQPYGDGLEQNHGWVFEVPAAARGLVDPVPLKAMGRFNHEAAAVDPATGIVYMTEDRDDGVLYRFVPRVPGKLAEGGRLQAMVIEGLADTRNWTSAAMPVGKVFPVRWVDLDDVEAPRDDLRIRAAAKGAALLARGEGLHMGVNRGLSEVFACCTSGGAQQLGQILKLMPGNAGQPDTVALFFESESKAQFDYGDNLTVAPNGHLIVCEDQYTDVVDNHVRGITPEGQPYTLARLIAQTELAGGCFSPDGKWLFVNAYSPAATLAITGPWAA; translated from the coding sequence ATGACCCAGCCACTGATCACGCCCGACCGTCGCCGCTTCCTCGGCGCGACAGCTTCTGCCTTTGCCGCCCTTGCTGCCAGCGGGTGCATGACACGAGGCACTGCGCCCGTGGTGGCCACGGCGGGGAGCAGCGGGAGCTTTGCCGGATATGGCGCATTGCGCCCCGATCCGGCTGGGTTCCTCGATTTGCCTGAGGGGTTCTCCTACCGCGTGATCTCGCGGCTTGGCGATGGGATGGACGACGGCGGAACCGTGCCTGACCGGGCCGACGGGATGGGCTGTTTCGACATCGGTAACGGCGAGATCGCGCTGGTGCGCAACCACGAGCTGCAACCGCGCCACGATGCAGGCGGCACAATCGCCAAGGGCTTTGGCAAGCGTAACGGCGAATATGTACCCGGCGGCACCACCACCATTGTGCTGGATGCGACGAGCCTGACCGTGAAACGCCAGTTCCGCAGCCTTGGCGGCACGATCCGCAATTGTTCGGGCGGGGTGACGCCGTGGGGCAGCTGGCTGACCTGCGAGGAAGCGCCGACCGGCCCCGGTCAGCCCTATGGCGATGGGCTGGAACAGAACCACGGCTGGGTGTTCGAAGTGCCTGCCGCCGCGCGCGGGCTCGTCGATCCTGTGCCTCTGAAGGCGATGGGGCGTTTCAATCACGAAGCCGCGGCCGTCGATCCGGCGACCGGCATCGTCTACATGACCGAAGACCGCGACGACGGGGTGCTCTATCGTTTCGTGCCGCGCGTGCCGGGCAAGCTGGCCGAGGGCGGGCGGTTGCAGGCGATGGTGATCGAGGGGCTGGCCGATACCCGCAACTGGACGTCTGCCGCCATGCCGGTGGGCAAGGTCTTCCCGGTGCGCTGGGTCGACCTCGACGACGTCGAAGCGCCGAGAGACGATCTGCGGATCCGTGCTGCGGCCAAGGGCGCGGCGCTGCTGGCGCGCGGCGAGGGTCTGCATATGGGCGTGAACCGCGGGCTGAGCGAGGTTTTCGCCTGCTGCACCAGCGGCGGCGCGCAGCAATTGGGGCAGATCCTCAAGCTGATGCCCGGCAATGCGGGCCAGCCCGACACAGTCGCGCTGTTCTTCGAAAGCGAGAGCAAGGCCCAGTTCGATTACGGGGACAACCTCACCGTAGCCCCCAACGGCCATCTGATCGTGTGCGAAGACCAGTACACCGATGTGGTCGACAACCATGTCCGCGGGATCACGCCCGAAGGGCAGCCCTATACCCTGGCGCGCCTGATCGCGCAGACCGAGCTGGCTGGCGGCTGTTTCTCGCCCGATGGCAAGTGGCTGTTCGTCAATGCCTATTCGCCCGCTGCCACGCTGGCGATTACCGGGCCGTGGGCGGCGTAA
- a CDS encoding 6-phosphogluconolactonase, producing MADITIIEGADPAAIAAWLARKLEERLSGAGAITIPGGSTPFPILAALIEAGGVHWAAWQVWPNDDRIVPEDHEASNTGKMRALLEPAGAGIVPLVEDARPPHFALTWLGMGPDGHIASLFPNTDPQIDEPRAVLRLTPNPLPPHAPFDRITLTIPALLDTDALVFTLGGAADKRAVFEGAVAGAHDLPVARLLRAAAARGVPVTVFT from the coding sequence ATGGCCGATATCACGATCATCGAGGGCGCCGATCCGGCGGCGATTGCCGCTTGGCTGGCCCGGAAGCTGGAGGAGCGCCTCAGCGGAGCAGGCGCAATCACTATCCCCGGCGGATCAACCCCGTTCCCCATCCTTGCTGCGCTGATCGAAGCGGGCGGTGTCCATTGGGCGGCTTGGCAGGTGTGGCCCAATGACGACCGGATCGTGCCGGAAGATCACGAGGCGTCGAATACTGGCAAGATGCGCGCCTTGCTGGAGCCGGCGGGCGCAGGCATCGTGCCGCTTGTCGAGGATGCCCGGCCGCCGCACTTCGCGCTGACCTGGCTCGGCATGGGGCCGGACGGGCATATTGCCTCGCTGTTCCCCAATACCGATCCCCAGATTGACGAGCCGCGCGCCGTGCTACGCCTCACCCCTAATCCGCTCCCTCCGCATGCGCCCTTCGATCGCATCACCCTGACGATCCCGGCGCTGCTTGATACTGATGCGCTGGTATTCACACTGGGCGGCGCGGCTGACAAGCGCGCGGTGTTTGAAGGCGCGGTGGCGGGCGCGCATGATCTCCCCGTCGCCCGCCTCCTGCGCGCAGCCGCCGCGCGGGGCGTGCCTGTGACTGTTTTCACCTGA
- a CDS encoding phytase, which translates to MMIRPLHGFALVSLAIAGACTTVPPVMGDPAVTVTARGQTPPVGTVREDAADDPAIWRNPADPAASLVVGTDKKGGLYIYDLKGAQKSFMPAPGLNNVDLVEIENGGILVIASDRSDLTRAHLFLATLDPASGVLTPAGRIAVGAGEGYGICIAKPAGRDEVVVFSAPKNGTIYRTTLTPSVKGFAPVTTTLAQVATQPEGCIADTRTATLYIGEEDAGIWAIDMNTGAKRLVAAIDNRMLVADVEGLAIAPEGADGGYLVASSQGDNAFAVYRLPGVTPIGRFRIAAGQFGSVEETDGIELDNRDFGPDYPGGLFIAQDGVNPPYAQNFKYVRWDEVLAALKATR; encoded by the coding sequence ATGATGATCAGACCATTGCACGGCTTTGCCCTTGTTTCGCTGGCGATTGCCGGAGCCTGCACCACGGTCCCGCCTGTCATGGGCGATCCGGCCGTGACCGTGACCGCGCGGGGCCAGACCCCGCCGGTTGGCACCGTGCGCGAGGATGCGGCAGACGATCCGGCGATCTGGCGCAATCCGGCTGATCCAGCCGCCAGCCTGGTTGTCGGCACGGACAAGAAGGGCGGGCTCTACATCTATGACCTGAAGGGCGCGCAGAAGAGCTTCATGCCCGCCCCGGGGCTCAACAATGTCGATCTGGTCGAGATCGAGAATGGCGGCATCCTTGTCATCGCCAGCGACCGCAGCGATCTGACGCGTGCGCATCTGTTCCTTGCCACGCTCGATCCGGCCAGCGGCGTGCTGACCCCGGCGGGCCGGATCGCGGTGGGGGCAGGGGAGGGCTACGGCATCTGCATCGCCAAGCCGGCGGGGCGGGACGAAGTGGTGGTGTTCAGCGCCCCCAAGAACGGGACGATCTACCGCACCACTTTGACCCCTTCGGTAAAGGGTTTTGCCCCTGTCACCACGACGCTTGCTCAGGTCGCGACCCAGCCTGAAGGCTGCATTGCCGATACACGCACCGCGACGCTCTATATCGGCGAGGAAGATGCCGGGATCTGGGCGATCGACATGAATACCGGTGCCAAGCGGCTGGTCGCCGCAATCGACAACAGGATGCTGGTCGCGGACGTCGAAGGCCTCGCCATCGCGCCAGAGGGGGCGGACGGCGGGTATCTCGTCGCCTCATCGCAAGGGGACAACGCCTTTGCCGTCTACCGTCTGCCCGGCGTGACGCCCATCGGGCGCTTCCGCATCGCTGCGGGGCAGTTCGGCAGCGTCGAGGAAACCGACGGGATCGAGCTCGACAACCGCGATTTCGGGCCGGATTATCCCGGCGGGCTGTTCATCGCGCAGGATGGGGTCAACCCGCCTTATGCGCAGAACTTCAAATATGTCCGCTGGGACGAAGTGCTTGCCGCGCTGAAGGCCACCCGATAA